The genomic DNA GCCGACCCAGTCCTGCAGCCAGACGCCGGCCAACGGCGTGTCCCGGGCCCGGAGTTCGGCCCACACCTCGCGCACCTTCTCGGTGCCGCCCTGGAGGTCGACGACCGCCCCGCGGTTCAGCCACTCCGGGAGCGGCGGCATCCGACCCGCGTACGCGGTGAACCGTTCGACGCCTGCGGCGAGCGTGGGCGCGGGGAACAGCCGCGCACGGAGCCTGTCGGCGTACACCCGCGCGGAGGCCTCTCGTCGGCGCCGCAGGTCGAACACGCTGTAGGATGCGTTCTCCAGGCAGAGCCCGTAGCCGGCGTCGGAGAGCGCGTAGGGCATCGGCGCGTACGTCGAGAACGGTCCACCCCCCGCGCCCGGCGCCGCCGCGTTGACGACCTGTGTGACGATGGGTCGTCCGCGGCCGATGCCCTGCTCCTGGGTCACGATGGGGACCTCGTGGCCCTTCAGGTCGACGTGGCTGAACTGCTCGCCGAAGCCGTAGACGCGCTCGTCCGCGGGCGTCCGGTAGCGCAGGCGCAGGCGATCGGCCTCGCCGCCGACGCTGGCCGAGAGGCCACAGTGGCCGTCCGGGAGCGCGGCGAACGCGAGTTCGTAGTCGACTGGTTCGCCGTCGTCGGCCGTCAGCAGCCCCGAGAGCGTCACCGTCTCAACGCCGGACGGGAACGGGTCGCCGACGGCCGCCGTGCCGGGCGTCACGGCCCGAACGCGCTGGTCGACGAACGCGGTCTCCGTCGTCTCGTCCAGTTCGAACGTGCCGCGGCGCTCTGTCACGTCGAGCGTCGCCCGCGCCGCCGCGAGGACGTTCTCGCCCCGGATGGACCGGAGGAGCGTCGTCCCGGTCCCGGGATGAGTGACCCGGAGTGCGGGGGTGCCGTCCCCCGATTCGTCGGGGTCGTCCCACAGCACCCGGTAGTCCCCGATGTCGTACGTGACGGAGGGCGGTCGCCCCGTGATCGATCCGGCACCCGGCGGGTCCGAGAAGGAGGTACAGCCCGCGAGCCCGGCCGCGAGCCCCGTCGCGCCGGCCGCCCGGAGGAAGCGGCGACGGTCGCTGTCCCAGTCCATGACACGGCTCGTGCCCGGGAGCGCGAAAGGCCTGTCGCCGTCGGGTGGTCCGCTCCCGGCGCGCGTACCGACGGAACCGTTTAGCCACCTGCCCCCATCCACCCGGTCGTGACCGACGGCGAAGTCGGCGGGTGGCCGCTCCCGGACCGCGAGTTCCCCTTCGAGCTGCGGGTCTGTCGGTGGGCCGAGACACGGTGGCCACCCGGTGGTGACCCCCCCGCCGACCGGGCGGTCCTCGTCGCCCGCCAGCTCGGCGTTCGGAACCGCCGGTGGGACACGCTCGTCCTGGAGTGCGACCGGGCGGCCCTGGAGGCGCGGGCGGTGTTCGGCGAGCGGGCGCTGGATTCGGACCTGCTGCACGTCGTCCGGCACGCGCCGGCCGACTGGGCCTGGTACCGGGAGGCGCTGCCCGCCCCGGGATACCCGTGGCAGTACGTCCGCGAGGCCGTGCACGAGGCGGCAGAGCGCGACCTCGTCGAGAGACGCAAGCGCGGCAACCGTATCGAACTCCGGCGGGAGTGGCGCTACCCGGAATGGGTCGAGCGCGTCGTCGCCATCGAGAACAAGCCCGACCTGGATGCGAGTGCCGCGCGGGCCCTGGGCGACCAGCTCGAGCGCGACGTGGCGCTCGGCCTCGCGGACGAGGTGTGGGTGGCGACACGGGCCACGGGCGACGAGGACGGCCGAGGCGTCGAGCCGGCGCTGCTGGAGCGCCTGCCCGTCGAGGCCGGTATCCTCGCCGTCCGCGAGGGCGACGGGCCGGCGGGGCTCGAGGTCGAGCCGATCTGGCAGCCGCGGTCGCTCGCGGTCGACGCGCCCGGCACGCGCATCCTCGAACGGCCGGCCGGCGGCGACCACGACCAGTCGGCCGCGCGGTTCGAGTACGTCGACCCGTCGTGGAAGGCAAGCAAGCGCCGCGAAATCGCCGAGCGGGCCTACGAGCGCGGCTGGCGCGGCTACGCCGACCACGTCCGAACGGACTGTCGACACTTCCGGCTGGCCGATGCAGCGGCGCCGCTGCCAGCGTGCGCGGCGAAGGGCCGCTGTGTCACCGCCCGCGAGTGCTCGGGCTCGTGCCCGTCCTTCGAGCCCGAGCCGCCGGCGTGGCGCTCGCACGGGTGGCCCATCGACGGCGGCCCCGGGAAGGGGGCGACGCGGCTACTGGAGCGACAGCGCGCACGATTTCGCGAGTAATGGCCGAAATACCGTCTTGTTTCGCGGTTTGGTGAGAAATAGGCGAGTTTTTCGATTATGTCTGGTGTTCGACTGACAGCCGTGGCGGCTGCACCGCCGGCTGCGGTCAGTCCACGATCACCCGGTTCGGCGGCTCGGCCCTGATGAGGGCCGCGAGGTTGTCCAGGTCCTCGGCCAGCTGGACGACGAGGTCGTCGAGCGTCACGATGCCGCGCAGCTCCCCCTCCTCGAGGACGGGGACGCGACGGACGCCCTCGTCGCGCATCATCCGCGCGAGCTCGTGCGTGTCGGTGTCCGGGGTGGCGGTGAACACGACGGGCGAGAGGATCTGATTCACGACCGTCCGCTCCAGCGTCTCCACGAACTCCTGGCCGAAGACCACGAGGTCCCGGTCGGTCACGATGCCACAGACCTCGTCGGCGGCGTTCAGCACCACGGCGCTTCCGACATCGCGCTCGCGGAACACCGCGGCCACCTCCAGCACGGTGTCGTCGAGGTCGACCGTCACCACGTCCGTCGTCATCACTGATTCGAGTCCCATACGTGGGAGAGGACGGCAGCGGTACTGGCTGTACGGCTGGTTCCCGCGGAATGAGAACCGGTCAGTGTCGGCGGTCGGCCGTCCGGTCACCCGATCTGTCGCCTCAGTCGTCCAGTCGCTCGACCTCGAGCTCCTCGCGCGGCGTCGCGAGCCGGTACGTGGGAACGGTCAGCTTGACCGTCTCGACGACGCCCTTGTTGGCGAGCGAGCGGAGCGCCTCCCGGATGCCGTCGTTGTCGGGGTCGAGCCCCTCGCCGAGGCCGCGCACGGCCTGCAGGACGCCGACGACACTCTGTGGCTCCTCGTCGTGGTCCGCGAGGACGCGGAGGACGTGGTACTGCAGGTCCGGGACGCGGACGACGCGGCTCCCGTCGTCGTTCTCGCTGATGCCGGGGTCGACACCCGAGATCTCGGCGGCTTCCTCCGTCGCGCGGATGAGGCTGTTCTCGTCGCGGAAGTAGTACTCCTTCAGGTGGTTCTCGAGGTACGAGTGGACCTCGCTGCCGCCCTCCAGCCCCCAGCGGTCCGCGAGTTCGGCGTTCTTCGTGGGCTGGAGCGCGACCACGTCGCCCAGTCGTTCGCGCTCCTCGTCGGTGAGGTCCGCCTCGGTCATCGGGCGAGGGTTCGGCGGACGGCTTGAAACGGTTGCGGGTCGCGCTCGCCAGCGGGACGAGTCCGGATTCGAGGGCAGAAAGCGTTCACCGAGCCGTTCTGCCGGCCTGGCCGTTCGCGCCGATGCCGAGTCGGGCGGCCAACAGGCCCAGCACCGCGGGTCCGAACAGTACCAGCGCGGCGATGGCGGCGACGGCGGCGTACAGCGCCGGCCCGGTCAGGAAGGTGACGTTGTAGCGCGCCACGCCACCGGGAGCGAGGAAGACCCCGAACGCGGCGAGCAGGGCGAACGGCCACGCGGCGACGGAGAGTCGGAGCGCGCGGCTGGTCCCGACGCCGCTCCGGACGAGCACGGCACGGGAGACGACGAGAGGGACCGCGCCAAACAGCCCAGCCGCGATGGCCAGCGACAGGAGGACGAGGCCACCGACCTCCACCCCGGCGATACCGGCGATACCGAGCGCGACGGCGACCGCGATGGCCCCGACCCCGACCGCGACGTAGCGGAGCGCGCGACCGAACGGACGGACGCGAAGCGACAGCACGAACGTCGCGATGGCGACGGGCCACGAGAGCCCCACCGCCGCGACGAAGACGAATACCGGGAGGAGTCCCGTGGGAGCGTTGCTCATACCCGCTCCATCGCGCACCGAGCACATAAAGCAGCGAGCGACCCGTGCGAGCACCTGTCCCGGGGATTCGGGCGTGGCGCGTCCGGGATACCCGGCGCGTGCATCGCGGCTTTGAATACCGGCCGCCGCCGCGGTTCTCCCATGACCGAGGTCATCGACGGGAACGCCGTCGCCGCCGATATCCGGGATGGGCTCACGGACGCCATCGAACGGCTCGCCGATGCCGGGGCGCGCCCGGGGCTCGCGACGGTCCTGATGAGCGACGACCCAGCCAGCGAGACGTACGTCTCGATGAAGCAGCGCGACTGCGAGGAGGTCGGCATCCGGTCGTTCCACGTCGAGGTTGACACGGACGCCCCGGCCGGGGAACTGTACGACACGGTTTCGGATCTGAACGCCGACGACGAGGTGAGCGGCATCCTCGTCCAGCACCCGGTCGCCGCCCACGTGGACTACAGCGAGGTGGTGCGCCGCATCGACCCGGGCAAGGACGTGGACGGCTTCCACCCGGAGAACGTCGGCCGGCTGGTGCGGGGGGACCCGCGGTTCCGCCCCTGCACGCCACACGGGGTGCAGAAGCTGCTGGAGCATGCGGGCGTGGAGACCGAGGGCGCCGACGCCGTCGTCGTCGGCCGCTCGAACATCGTCGGCAAGCCGCTGGCGAACCTGCTCGCCCGCAAGGCCGACGACGGCAACGCGACGGTGACGCTGTGTCACTCTCGGACGCGGGACCTCGCTGCGAAGACCCGGCAGGCCGACATCGTCGTCGCCGCCGCCGGCGTCCCCGAACTGGTCGACGGCTCGATGCTCTCCGAGGGCGTCACCGTCATCGACGTCGGCTACAACCAGGTCGACGGCGAGACGCTGGGCGACGTGGAGTACGAGAGCGCGAAGGAGAAGGCGAGCGCCATCACTCCCGTTCCCGGCGGCGTCGGGCCGATGACGCGCGCGATGCTGCTGTACAACACGGTGAAGGCAGCGAGCCAGCGGGCCGGCGTGGACGTCGACCTGCCCTGAGGACCGTGACCGGCGACGACCGCCCGGCCGAGGGCGACGACGAGGCGGACGGTCAGGACACCCTCCTCGATACGGTGGCCCAGGTGCGTACCTGGCGGGAAGGCGACGAGTACCGCCGCGAGCGCGTCCAGTCGCTCGACGCGGAGGCCTTCGTGCAGGCCCGTGACCGCATCGACGGC from Haloglomus litoreum includes the following:
- a CDS encoding DUF5787 family protein; its protein translation is MTDGEVGGWPLPDREFPFELRVCRWAETRWPPGGDPPADRAVLVARQLGVRNRRWDTLVLECDRAALEARAVFGERALDSDLLHVVRHAPADWAWYREALPAPGYPWQYVREAVHEAAERDLVERRKRGNRIELRREWRYPEWVERVVAIENKPDLDASAARALGDQLERDVALGLADEVWVATRATGDEDGRGVEPALLERLPVEAGILAVREGDGPAGLEVEPIWQPRSLAVDAPGTRILERPAGGDHDQSAARFEYVDPSWKASKRREIAERAYERGWRGYADHVRTDCRHFRLADAAAPLPACAAKGRCVTARECSGSCPSFEPEPPAWRSHGWPIDGGPGKGATRLLERQRARFRE
- a CDS encoding cyclic nucleotide-binding/CBS domain-containing protein — translated: MGLESVMTTDVVTVDLDDTVLEVAAVFRERDVGSAVVLNAADEVCGIVTDRDLVVFGQEFVETLERTVVNQILSPVVFTATPDTDTHELARMMRDEGVRRVPVLEEGELRGIVTLDDLVVQLAEDLDNLAALIRAEPPNRVIVD
- a CDS encoding DUF5797 family protein produces the protein MTEADLTDEERERLGDVVALQPTKNAELADRWGLEGGSEVHSYLENHLKEYYFRDENSLIRATEEAAEISGVDPGISENDDGSRVVRVPDLQYHVLRVLADHDEEPQSVVGVLQAVRGLGEGLDPDNDGIREALRSLANKGVVETVKLTVPTYRLATPREELEVERLDD
- a CDS encoding tetrahydrofolate dehydrogenase/cyclohydrolase catalytic domain-containing protein; this encodes MTEVIDGNAVAADIRDGLTDAIERLADAGARPGLATVLMSDDPASETYVSMKQRDCEEVGIRSFHVEVDTDAPAGELYDTVSDLNADDEVSGILVQHPVAAHVDYSEVVRRIDPGKDVDGFHPENVGRLVRGDPRFRPCTPHGVQKLLEHAGVETEGADAVVVGRSNIVGKPLANLLARKADDGNATVTLCHSRTRDLAAKTRQADIVVAAAGVPELVDGSMLSEGVTVIDVGYNQVDGETLGDVEYESAKEKASAITPVPGGVGPMTRAMLLYNTVKAASQRAGVDVDLP